The Candidatus Dormiibacterota bacterium genome segment TTCTGGAAGGGAGAGGACGCGCTCGGCAAGCGGTTCAAGTTCTTCGGCGACGCGGAATCCCGCCAGGTCGTCGGGATCGTCGAGGACACGAAGATCTTCACGCTGGGCGAGGACCCGCAACCGCAGGCTTACATCCCGGTCCTGCAGCAGTACAACCCGGCGATGACCCTGAACGTGCGCACCCGGACCGACGGCAAGGCCCTCCTGCCCACGATTCGGCAGGCGGTGCAGGCCCTCGAGCCGACGATGCCCCTGACCAATGTGCAGACCGCCGACGACCTGATCCAGCAGGTCCTCTGGGCCCCGCGCATGGGGGCGGCGCTGCTCGGCATCTTCGGCCTGATCGCCCTGACCCTGGCGGCGATCGGGATCTACGGCGTCATGTCGTACTCGGTGAACCAGCGGACCGTGGAGTTCGGCCTGCGCATGGCGCTGGGGGCGCGCCCGGCCGACGTGCTCGGCCTGGTGCTGCGGCAGGGAATGCTGTTCGTGGCGATCGGCCTCCTGATCGGGCTGGTGGCGGCGCTCCTCGGGATGCAGATGGTGGCGGCCCTGCTGGTCGGCATGAGCGCCACCGATCCCCTGACGTTCGCCCTGATCTCCCTGCTGCTCGCCGTGGTCGCCGGGCTGGCGGGTTACGTCCCCGCGCGCCGCGCGACCCGCGTGGACCCGATGGTGGCCCTGCGCTACGAGTGAGGTGATGCGATGAATTGCACCAAGACCGTGATTCTGGTCCTGCTGGCGCTTCTCCTGCTCGTCCTTCTGGGGCCCGAATGATCGACACGCTCGTCCAGGACCTGAAGTTCGGCCTGCGCTCGCTCGTGAAGAACCCCGGGTTCACGGCCGTGGCCGTGCTCGCCCTCGCCCTGGGGATCGGCGCCAACAGCGCCATCTTCAGCGTCGTGAACGCCATCCTCCTGCGGCCGCTGCCGTACCCGCAACCGGACCGGCTGATGTCGGTGTGGCAGAACAACTCCGTGCGCGGCTGGCACAAGGATGTGATCACCCCGGCCGACTTCGTCGATTTCCGCAGGGAGGCGCGCTCGTTCGAGAGCATGGCGACCTTCTTCGGGCGCGGGTTCAACCTGCAATCCGGTGTGACGGCGGAGCGCGTGCGCGGCGCCGACGTCTCGCTCGACTTCTTCCGCGTGCTGCGGATGATCCCGGCGACGGGACGCGGCTTCACCACGCAGGACGAGACCGGCGGGAGCGGCCGCATCGCGGTCATCGGCCACGCCCTCTGGGAGCGCCGCTTCGGCGCCGATCCGCGGGCGGTCGGCCGGTCGATCACGCTCAACAGCGAGAGCGTCACCATCGTCGGGATCGCCCCCCCGGGGTTCCGCTACCCTGACCAGGCGGAGATCTGGACACTGGCGAAGAACGTGGTGCCGTTGAACCCGTTCGTCCCCGTCGCCACGGACATCAAGGAGGTGCGCGGCATGCACTATCTCTACTGCATCGCGCGCCTCGCCGAAGGGAGCGGTCGGGAGCAGGCGCAGGCGGAGCTCGACACGATCGCGGCCCGTCTCGAGAAGCAGTATCCCGCGAGCAACGCCAACACGGGGGTCGAGATCATTCCGCTGCACGAGTCGATCGTGGGGGACGTGCGGCCGGCCCTCCTCGTCTTCCTCGGCGCCGTCGGCCTCGTCCTTCTGATCGCCTGCGCCAACGTGGCGAACATGTCGCTGGCGCGGGCGGCGGCGCGCCGCCGGGAGGTGGCGGTGCGCACGGCGCTGGGGGCGACCCGCCTGCGCCTGGTGCGGCAGTGCCTGACCGAGAGCCTCCTGCTGTCGTCCCTCGGCGGCGTCGCCGGGCTGCTCCTGGCGATGTGGGGGACCGACCTCCTCGTGGCGCTGGGCCCCGAGACACTCCCCGGCGGGCGCGCCATCTCCGTGGACACGCGCGTGCTCGGGTTCACACTCCTCCTGTCCGTCCTGACCGGCGTCCTGTTCGGCCTGGTCCCGGCCCTGCAGGCATCCGCCACCGACCCGCAAGAATTGCTGCGCGAGGGGGGACGCGGCTCGACCGCGGGCCCGCGCGCCCGCGTCCTGCGCCGCGCCCTGGTGGTCTCCGAGATGGCGATCGCCCTCGTCCTCCTCGCCGGAGCCGGCCTCCTGGTCAGGAGCTTCCTGCGCCTGCAGCACATCGACCCGGGGCTGTCGGTCGACCGCGTGCTGACGCTGCGGCTCAGCCTCCCAGACGCCCGTTACGCGGAGAACCCGCAACAGATCCACTATTACGACGAGCTCCTGCGGCGCGCGGCGGGCCTGCCGGGAGTCGGCGCGGCCGCGGTGACGAGCAACCTGCCGCTGGGCGGCTCCGACTCCGTCCTCAATTTCTCGATCGAGGGACGGCCGGACGCGAAGCGCGGCGAGGAGCCCGAGTCCGGATTCCACCAGGTCAGCCCCGACTACTTCCGCGCGCTGGGGATTCCCCTGCTGCGCGGGCGGTCGTTCGACGCGCGCGATCTCCAGAAGGCGCCGGGCGTCGTGGTGATCAGCGAGACGATGGCCCGGCGCTACTGGCCCGGGGAGGACCCCATGGGACGCCGGCTCTCGTTCGGGACCAACGACAAGGGGGAGCTCTACTGGATGACCGTCGTCGGCATCGCCGCCGACGTCCTGCAGAAGGGGCTGCACACCGCGCCGCGCGCCGAGGCGTACGTGTCGTACATGCAGTGGCCGTCGCGCTACTCGACCCTGATCGTGCGCAGCGGTCTCGACCCGGCCGGCCTCGAGGCGGCCGTGGGGCGCGAGGCGCTGGCGGTCGATCCGGACATTCCCCTGTACGAGGTGAAGACCATGCGCGAGGTCCTCGACGGGTCGCTCGCCTCGCGACGCTTCGACATGGCGCTTCTTGCCCTGTTCGCGGCGCTGGCGGTCCTGCTGGCGGCCGTCGGTTTGTACGGGACGATGGCGTATATGGTGACGCAGCGCACGCACGAGATCGGTATCCGCATGGCGCTCGGCGCGCGCAGGGGGGACGTCCTCCGCCTGGTCGTGGGTCAGGGGATGGCCCTGACCCTCGCGGGCGTAACGCTCGGCGTTCTCGGCGCGCTCGCTCTGACGCGCGTTCTGTCGACGCTGCTCGTGGGGGTCGCGGTGACGGACCCCTGGACCTTCGGCGCCGTGGCGGCGCTCCTGTCGGCCGTCGCATTCGTCGCCTGCTACCTCCCCGCCCGCAGGGCGGCGCGCGTCGACCCGCTCATCGCCCTGCGTTGCGAGTAGGTCGGCGCCATGGGCCACGCACGCGTCGTCGCCGCGGCCGCCGTTCTCCTGGCCGCGTGCGTCCGGCAAGGGTCGGGCGTGCCGCTCCCGGCCGGGCGGTCGCCGATCTCCGCGGGCGACGTGCGGCGCCACGTCCAGGAGCTGGCGGGCGACGCCTACGAAGGGAGGGGCGCCGGTTATGCCGGTGAAGACCGGGCCGCCGCTTACATCGAGGCCCGGTTCCGGACGATCGGACTGCGCCCCGCGGGGGACCCGTCGTCCTCGGGCCGCTCCTACCGGCAGGAGTTCCAGTTCCACCCGCACGCCCCCGAGCTGCCGGGACAGGTCCTGGCCTCGCGGAACGTCGTCGGCTTCCTGGAGGGGGACGACCGGACCCTGCGCCAGGAGATCGTCGTGCTCGGCGCGCACCACGACGGGCAGGGACTCGCAGGCCAGGCGGACGCCGATCGCTATCCCGCCGCGGACGGCTCGACTGACGATACGATCTGGAACAGCGCGGACGACAACGCGTCGAGCGTCGCCGTCCTGATCGAGGTGGCCCGCTCGATCCTGCGGGACAGGGTCCCCCACCACCGGTCGATCGTGTTCGTGACCTTCGGAGCGGAGGAGCACGCCCTCAACGGCTCGGTGCATTACGTGACGGATCCCCCCTACCCTCTCGAGCGGCACGTCGCCATGGTGAACCTCGAGAAGCTGGGCCGTGTCCCGGCCCAGGAGATCGTGGCGGCCGCCACCGGCAGCTGCGCCTGCTGGGACGACATCCTGGCGAAGGCCAACGCCGGGACCGGCCGGAAGGTCCGCCCGGCCATCGCCGAAATCGTCTCCGACACCGACCACTACCCCTTCGACGCCGAGCGCATTCCCGCCATCGTCCTGGGAGCCGTCCACGAGGAGGACACGCACCGGCCTACCGACTCGTCGGACAAGATTGGCTACGAGGCGCTGGCCGCCCGCGCGGACTACGTGCGGGCCGTCACGCTCGAGCTCCTGAACCGGCGCGACACGCCGCGCTTCACGGCGCCGCCCGGCCCGGATCTGGGGCTGATCCCGGTCGTGGCGTCCGACTCCGAGATCCGGATCCTCGGTCTTCCGGAGGGTTCGGGGGCGCTCAAGGTCTCGAGCGTGATCCCGGGTCTGCCGGCCTCCCGGGCGGGCCTGTCGCCCGGGGACTTCATCGTGAAGCTGGAGGGCCGGACCCTGGAGACCGCCGCCGACAAGGACGCGGTGCAGAAGGCGGCGGACGGCTCGTCCGGACCGATCGAGGTGTCGGTGCTGAGACAGGGACGGCTGGAGGTCGTCTCGATCCGGCCCGGGCGCCCCGATCGCGGTTGAATTCCAAAGGGCGCGCGTGGACTACAATAGCGGCGCCGCTTCGGCGCTCACGATGAAGATCAAAGACTCCACCACCGCCCGGATCCTGGTCGCCGACGACCAGCAGGACGTGCGGGAGGCCCTGCGCCTCCTGCTCAAGGGGGAAGGGTTCGCCATCGACGCGGCCGCCTCCCCCGGAGCCGTGCTGGAAGCGGCGAAGACGCAGGAGTACGACGCCCTCCTGATCGATCTCAATTACTCGCGCGACACGACGTCCGGGCGCGAGGGGCTCGACCTCCTGGCGCGCCTTCTGGCGCTCGATTCGACGCTTCCGGTCATCGTCATGACCGCCTGGGGGAGCGTCGACGTGGCGGTCGAGGCGATGCGCCGCGGCGCGCGCGACTTCGTGCAGAAGCCGTGGGACAACCCGCGCCTCGTGGCGATCCTGCGCACGCAGGTCGAGCTCGGCCGGGCGCTGCGGCGCGGGCAGAGGCTGGAGGCCGAGAATCTGGTGCTGCGCGGCGAGGGTGGCCCGCGCCTCATCGCCGAGTCGGCCGCCATGCGGCCAGTGCTCGAGCTGATCCAGCGCGTCGGACCGTCGGACGCCAACGTCCTCATCACCGGCGAGAACGGCTCGGGGAAGGGGGTCACGGCGCAGGCGCTGCACGCCGTGTCGCGCCGATCGACCTCCCCGCTCGTGACCGTGAACGCCGGCGGCTTCTCCGAGGGGGTGTTCGAGAGCGAGCTGTTCGGGCACGTGAAGGGGGCGTTCACCGACGCGCGGGCCGACCGGGTCGGACGGTTCGAGCTGGCGGACGGGGGCACCCTGCTCCTGGACGAGATCGCGAATCTCCCGCCGGGCCTCCAGGGGAAGCTCCTGCGCGTCCTGGAGACGGGGGAGTTCGAGAGGGTCGGCTCGTCCCGCACGCGCAAGGTGGACGTGCGCGTCGTCTCCGCCACCAACGCCGACATCGCCGCCGAGGTCGCCGCCGGCCGTTTCCGCCAGGACCTCCTGTTCCGGCTCAATACGATCGAGATCCACCTCCCTCCCCTGCGCGATCGCCGCGAGGACATCCCGGTCCTGGCGCGCCACTTCCTGACGCAGCACGCGGCGCGCTATCGCAAGACGCTCGACGGGTTCGACGACCCCGCCATGCGGGCGCTCCTGGAGCACCGCTGGCCCGGGAACGTGCGCGAGCTCGATCACGCCGTGGAGCGCTCCGTCCTGATGGGTTCGGGGCCGCTCGTCAGCACATCGGACCTGTCCCTGCGGGTCGCGGCCGACGGCCATCCGAGCCTCGAGGAGATGAGCCTCGAGGAGGTCGAATCGTTCCTCATCCGCAAGACGCTGGCGCGCCACAACGGCAACGTCAGCCAGGCCGCGGAGGCCCTGGGCCTCAGCCGCAGCGCCCTGTACCGCCGCCTGCAGCGGTACAGGCTGTGACGGACGGGGCCGGCCGGGCTCGACGCCGGCCGCGCGATCGGACGATCTCCCACGAGCGACGCATCATCCTCCTGGCCCTTCTCGCCGGGGGCGCCGCCGTCGTCGTGTCGATGGTCATCCTGTGGACGGGCGACTACAGCGCCAAGGTGCAGTGGACGCTGTCCGCCTTCATCCTCGGCACCTGGCTCGGGTTCGCCTTCGCCGCGCGCGAGCGCGTCGTGCGGCCGCTGCAGATCGTCTCGAACCTCCTGGCGGCCCTGCGCGAGGGAGATTTTTCGATCCGGGCGCGCGGGGCGCGGCTGGACGACGCCCTGGGCGAGGTGCTGGTGGAGGTGAACGCGCTGGCCGAGACCCTGCGCCAGCAGCGCCTCGGGGCGCTCGAGGCGACGGCGCTCCTGCGCAAGGTCATGGAGGAGATCGACGTCGCGGTGTTCGCCTTCGACGGCGACGACCGGCTGCGCCTCGTGAACCGGGCCGGTGAGCGCCTGCTGGCGCGCCCGGTCGAGCGCCTGCCGGGGGCCGACGCCGCCGAGCTGGGGCTGGCCGGCTGCCTGCGGGCGGACGCGGCGCCGATCCTCGACCTCGCCTTCCCCGGACGGACCGGGCGGTTCGAGGTGCGTCGCGGCACCTTCCGTCAGGGCGGCCTGTCGCACCAGCTCCTGGTCCTGAGCGACGTCAGCCGCGCGCTGCGCGAGGAGGAGCGCCAGGCCTGGCAGCGCCTCATCCGCGTCATGGGACACGAGCTGAACAACTCCCTCGCCCCGATCAAGTCGCTCGCCGGCAGCCTGGAGCAGCTGGTCGATCGCGAGCCGCGCCCCCCCGACTGGGAGGATGACATGCGACGCGGCCTCGAGGTCATCGCCGCTCGCTCCGAATCGCTCAGCCGCTTCATGGACGGCTACGCCCGGCTCGCCCGCCTGCCGCCGCCGCGCTTCGCCAGCGTCGCCGTGGGACCGCTGGTGCGCCGGGTCGCCGGGCTCGAGACGAGGCTGGCCGTCCTCCTCGACCCGGGTCCCGAGACGACCGTGCGGGCCGACGCCGACCAGCTCGAGCAGCTCCTGATCAACCTGGTGCGGAACGGCGTCGACGCGGCCCTCGAGACCGGCGGCGGCGTGCGCTGCGGCTGGCACCGGGTGAACGGCTCCCCCGCCGCTCTTGAAGTGTTCGTCGAGGACGACGGCCCGGGTCTCCCGAACACCACGAACCTGTTCGTTCCATTCTTCACCACCAAGCAGCAGGGGTCCGGCATCGGCCTGGTCCTGAGCCGCCAGATCGCCGAGGCCCACGGCGGCAGCCTGACCTTGCAGAACCGCGACCGCGAGCCGGGGTGCCGGGCGCGGCTGCGGCTGCCGCTCCAGTGAACCGCAGGCTGGAACCTGCGCGGGCCGGTTCGCGTTTCATGCGTAGTTCTGAACCGGAAGTCTGTCCAGGGGGGATCCCGATGCGATCGAAAACCGCAGTGCTCTTCCTCAGCGTCCTGGCGCTCCTGGCCCTGACATCGGTCGCCTCGGCCGAGACCACGCGCACCGTCCGCGCCGAGCTGTCGGCCGACGCGCTCGGCCACTTCGCGGTCGAAAACCTGGCCGGCACGATGCGCGTCGTCCCGGCGAGCGGCAGGACGGTCGCCGCCGTGGCCACCGTCCACGCCGAGACCGACGCCCTGGCCAACGCCGTCAGATTCGAGCAGGTCGCCGGCAGGATGGGCGTGCCGACCCTGCGCGTGCGCTACCCGCTCGACGAAGAATCCTCCCTGCGCTATCCGGGTCACCGGAAGGAGGCGGGAATCCTCGATTCGATGTTCGGCGGGAGCAGCAGCAACACCGAGTACGACGGTCACAAGGTGAAAGTCAGCGAGCGGAGCGGTGTCCTGCTCTACGCCGACGTCGAGGTGCAGGTGCCACGCCATCTCGACAACGCCGTCTTCCGCAACCTGGTCGGCTTCCTCGAGGGAAAGGGATTGGAGGGGAGGATCCTGTTCGACAGCGGGAGCGGCGACATCACGATCGCGTCGGTCAAGGGGGAGATCAGGACCGACACCGGCTCGGGCGACGTCACGGCGACCGACGCGTCCGGAGCGTTCTCCTGCGACACCGGAAGCGGCGACTGCGACCTGACCGGCTTCAGCGGCGACACCGTCCATTGCGACGTCGGCTCGGGACACGTGACGGTCCGCAAGGTGACGGCGCTTCACATGGACGTCGACACCGGCTCGGGGGACGTGCGCGTCACCGAAGGGGACATCCAGGAATTCCTCGCCGACACCGGCTCCGGCAGCGTCCGTCTCGAGAACCACGGCACCCGCCTGACGCGCGTCAAGGCCGACACAGGCTCGGGGGACGTCGTCCTCCGTCTCGCCCCCAGCGCCTCCTTCGAGGCGCTCGCCGACCAGGGGAGCGGCGACCTGCTGGTACGGTACAACGACGCACAGCCGATCGTCCGCCACAAGGAGGTCATCGGCTACCGCCGCGGCGACGCCCGCACCAAAATCGACGTCGACACCGGCAGCGGCGACCTGACGATCGAGCCGGGGGCGTAGGGCAACCACCAGCCGGCAGTTTGCCTGATCAGGGCAGGGCGGTTATAAAGAACCCCCATGAGCCACGAACTGCCCGGTTCCGTCGGCGGCGAGCTTCACGCCGACGCGGAGCAGCTGCTTCTGGAACAGGGCAGCGCCCAGGCGGATCTCTGGGGCGCGAACTGCTTTCCGGGGCAGGGCGGGAAGTCGACATGATGAAGAGCCAGCATGCGGCGCTGTCGCCTCAGCGGTGGGCCAGCTTCTCGTTCGACCAGCAGGTGCTGATGATCGCGAACGAGATGAACCGGGCCTCCAAACTCCAGGGCCTTTCTGATCGAGACCGCCTGCTCACGTGCTATGAGCGGGTACTCGCGCTGGTCGACTTGACGGTGCAGGTCCAGAAGCAAGAAACGCGTCGGCGTGAGCTTCTGCGCTGGCGAGACCTCATCGCTGCGCTGTTGATTGCCGACACTCCGGAGCCGCAGGCCCACGCGGCCGCCTTCCGCTGCCTGTTGCGCTTCACCCCCGCCGCCGCGGCGCAGATTCCGTTCGTCCTGCCTTCGTGATTACCGCCCCGGGACGCCCAGCCAGCCGCGCGTGAGGTAGTCGGTCAGGCTCAGGGCGATGAGGATGACCAGCCAGAACAGGCCGGCGGTGATCACGAGCGGTGTCAGGCGCGTGCCGTAGCGCACGTGCATGAAGAACAGGACGACGAGGGTTGCCTTCAGCGTGGCGATGCCGAGCGCGACGACGTTGTTGAGCGGCCCGAGGTCGTGGAAGGCCGCGGCGGTCGTTACGGCGGTCAGCAGCATGAGGGCCACGAACACGGCAAGATAGACTCCGACCGGGACGACGTGTGCTTCGCCGGGCGCGATCTTCACGTATGCCTCCCGACGAGATACAAGAGCGGGAAGAGGAAGATCCAGACGATATCCACGAAGTGCCAGTAAAGGCCCGAGCACTCGATCGGATTGTAATAGCCTGGTCCGAAGCGGCCGCGCGCCCCCATGACGAGCATCACGGCGAGGACACCGAGCCCGATGATCATGTGCAGGGCGTGCAGGCCGGTCAGGCCGAAGTAGAGGCAGAAGAAGATCCGGACGTGCGGCTCCTCCGCGCCGGGATAATGGAAGTCAGGCCCCGGCACGAATCCCTCGACGTACTTGTGGTGGTATTCGTAGGCCTTGATTCCCAGGAAGACGCTCCCCAGGATCATCGTCAGGACCAGGAACGTCACGAGGCCGCGGCTCCGGCCGAGCTGCGCCGAGCGCACCGCCAGCGCCATGGTGAGGCTGCTGGCGATCAGCACGGCGGTGTTGGTCGTTCCGAGGACGATGTCGAGCTCGTGGCTGCCGAGGACGAAGGCGCGCGGGTAGGCGGCGCGGTACACCACGTACGCCAGGAACAGACCGCCGAAGAACATCATCTCGGTCACGAGGAAGACCCACATCCCGAGCGAGGCGGTCTCGCGCTGCTGGGCCGTCGAATCGAACTGGTGCGCCGGGGCCGTGGTCGCGTGGCGCGCCGCGGCGGCCGCGGCGGCTTCAGAGGACACCGGCCACC includes the following:
- a CDS encoding ABC transporter permease, translating into MIDTLVQDLKFGLRSLVKNPGFTAVAVLALALGIGANSAIFSVVNAILLRPLPYPQPDRLMSVWQNNSVRGWHKDVITPADFVDFRREARSFESMATFFGRGFNLQSGVTAERVRGADVSLDFFRVLRMIPATGRGFTTQDETGGSGRIAVIGHALWERRFGADPRAVGRSITLNSESVTIVGIAPPGFRYPDQAEIWTLAKNVVPLNPFVPVATDIKEVRGMHYLYCIARLAEGSGREQAQAELDTIAARLEKQYPASNANTGVEIIPLHESIVGDVRPALLVFLGAVGLVLLIACANVANMSLARAAARRREVAVRTALGATRLRLVRQCLTESLLLSSLGGVAGLLLAMWGTDLLVALGPETLPGGRAISVDTRVLGFTLLLSVLTGVLFGLVPALQASATDPQELLREGGRGSTAGPRARVLRRALVVSEMAIALVLLAGAGLLVRSFLRLQHIDPGLSVDRVLTLRLSLPDARYAENPQQIHYYDELLRRAAGLPGVGAAAVTSNLPLGGSDSVLNFSIEGRPDAKRGEEPESGFHQVSPDYFRALGIPLLRGRSFDARDLQKAPGVVVISETMARRYWPGEDPMGRRLSFGTNDKGELYWMTVVGIAADVLQKGLHTAPRAEAYVSYMQWPSRYSTLIVRSGLDPAGLEAAVGREALAVDPDIPLYEVKTMREVLDGSLASRRFDMALLALFAALAVLLAAVGLYGTMAYMVTQRTHEIGIRMALGARRGDVLRLVVGQGMALTLAGVTLGVLGALALTRVLSTLLVGVAVTDPWTFGAVAALLSAVAFVACYLPARRAARVDPLIALRCE
- a CDS encoding DUF4097 family beta strand repeat-containing protein — protein: MRSKTAVLFLSVLALLALTSVASAETTRTVRAELSADALGHFAVENLAGTMRVVPASGRTVAAVATVHAETDALANAVRFEQVAGRMGVPTLRVRYPLDEESSLRYPGHRKEAGILDSMFGGSSSNTEYDGHKVKVSERSGVLLYADVEVQVPRHLDNAVFRNLVGFLEGKGLEGRILFDSGSGDITIASVKGEIRTDTGSGDVTATDASGAFSCDTGSGDCDLTGFSGDTVHCDVGSGHVTVRKVTALHMDVDTGSGDVRVTEGDIQEFLADTGSGSVRLENHGTRLTRVKADTGSGDVVLRLAPSASFEALADQGSGDLLVRYNDAQPIVRHKEVIGYRRGDARTKIDVDTGSGDLTIEPGA
- a CDS encoding DUF5674 family protein, translating into MSHELPGSVGGELHADAEQLLLEQGSAQADLWGANCFPGQGGKST
- a CDS encoding ATP-binding protein — translated: MTDGAGRARRRPRDRTISHERRIILLALLAGGAAVVVSMVILWTGDYSAKVQWTLSAFILGTWLGFAFAARERVVRPLQIVSNLLAALREGDFSIRARGARLDDALGEVLVEVNALAETLRQQRLGALEATALLRKVMEEIDVAVFAFDGDDRLRLVNRAGERLLARPVERLPGADAAELGLAGCLRADAAPILDLAFPGRTGRFEVRRGTFRQGGLSHQLLVLSDVSRALREEERQAWQRLIRVMGHELNNSLAPIKSLAGSLEQLVDREPRPPDWEDDMRRGLEVIAARSESLSRFMDGYARLARLPPPRFASVAVGPLVRRVAGLETRLAVLLDPGPETTVRADADQLEQLLINLVRNGVDAALETGGGVRCGWHRVNGSPAALEVFVEDDGPGLPNTTNLFVPFFTTKQQGSGIGLVLSRQIAEAHGGSLTLQNRDREPGCRARLRLPLQ
- a CDS encoding sigma-54 dependent transcriptional regulator produces the protein MKIKDSTTARILVADDQQDVREALRLLLKGEGFAIDAAASPGAVLEAAKTQEYDALLIDLNYSRDTTSGREGLDLLARLLALDSTLPVIVMTAWGSVDVAVEAMRRGARDFVQKPWDNPRLVAILRTQVELGRALRRGQRLEAENLVLRGEGGPRLIAESAAMRPVLELIQRVGPSDANVLITGENGSGKGVTAQALHAVSRRSTSPLVTVNAGGFSEGVFESELFGHVKGAFTDARADRVGRFELADGGTLLLDEIANLPPGLQGKLLRVLETGEFERVGSSRTRKVDVRVVSATNADIAAEVAAGRFRQDLLFRLNTIEIHLPPLRDRREDIPVLARHFLTQHAARYRKTLDGFDDPAMRALLEHRWPGNVRELDHAVERSVLMGSGPLVSTSDLSLRVAADGHPSLEEMSLEEVESFLIRKTLARHNGNVSQAAEALGLSRSALYRRLQRYRL
- a CDS encoding M28 family peptidase; translation: MGHARVVAAAAVLLAACVRQGSGVPLPAGRSPISAGDVRRHVQELAGDAYEGRGAGYAGEDRAAAYIEARFRTIGLRPAGDPSSSGRSYRQEFQFHPHAPELPGQVLASRNVVGFLEGDDRTLRQEIVVLGAHHDGQGLAGQADADRYPAADGSTDDTIWNSADDNASSVAVLIEVARSILRDRVPHHRSIVFVTFGAEEHALNGSVHYVTDPPYPLERHVAMVNLEKLGRVPAQEIVAAATGSCACWDDILAKANAGTGRKVRPAIAEIVSDTDHYPFDAERIPAIVLGAVHEEDTHRPTDSSDKIGYEALAARADYVRAVTLELLNRRDTPRFTAPPGPDLGLIPVVASDSEIRILGLPEGSGALKVSSVIPGLPASRAGLSPGDFIVKLEGRTLETAADKDAVQKAADGSSGPIEVSVLRQGRLEVVSIRPGRPDRG
- a CDS encoding cytochrome C oxidase subunit IV family protein, which produces MKIAPGEAHVVPVGVYLAVFVALMLLTAVTTAAAFHDLGPLNNVVALGIATLKATLVVLFFMHVRYGTRLTPLVITAGLFWLVILIALSLTDYLTRGWLGVPGR
- a CDS encoding cytochrome c oxidase subunit 3 family protein — protein: MSSEAAAAAAARHATTAPAHQFDSTAQQRETASLGMWVFLVTEMMFFGGLFLAYVVYRAAYPRAFVLGSHELDIVLGTTNTAVLIASSLTMALAVRSAQLGRSRGLVTFLVLTMILGSVFLGIKAYEYHHKYVEGFVPGPDFHYPGAEEPHVRIFFCLYFGLTGLHALHMIIGLGVLAVMLVMGARGRFGPGYYNPIECSGLYWHFVDIVWIFLFPLLYLVGRHT